CCCGCTGGTGCTCTGGCACCTCGTGGGCGGCGCGCACAACGACTCGGTGATGCTGGGCCTGATGCTCGCCGGCACGGCGGTGGCGCTGGAAGGGCTGCGGGAGCGCGTCGACCGGTGGGCGGTGGGTGCCGGTGTCGTGCTCATCTCCTCGGCCGCGCTGGTGAAGCTGCCCGCCCTGGCCGCGCTGGCGGTGGTCGGCACGGCGCTCGCCCGCCGCCGCGGTGGCTCCCTCCGCGACTTCCTGCTCGCCGGGCTGGGCATGGTGCTGGCGTTCGCGGTGGTGTCCTCCTCGGTCTCGGTGCTGACCGGGCTCGGGTTCGGCTGGGTGCGGGCGCTGGGCACGCCGGGCCGGGTGAACAGCTGGCTGGCGCCGACGAACTGGTTCGGCTTCCTGACCGGCGGGCTGTTCGGGGCGCGGGCCACGCAGGCGATGATCGGCGTCGGCAAGGCGATCGGGTTCGCGATGACGGTGTGCGGGGTGGGTGCCGTGCTGGTCGGGCAGTTGCGCGGGCGGGTCGGCGCGGTGGCGTCCCTGGGAGCGGTGCTGGGCCTCGTCGTGGTCCTCGGGCCGGTGGTGCAGCCCTGGTACGCGCTGTGGGCGATGGTCCCCCTGGCCGCGAGCCGGTTGCCGGGGCGCGCGGTGCCGTGGTCGGTGGGGGCGGTCGCCGTCTTCGCCGTGCTCGTGCCCCCCTCGGCGGGGGACTTCACCGGACGGGTCGGCTCGCTCGTCGCGGGCTACGCGATCGGGGCGGTCGTGGTCTGGGCGGCGTTCCTGCTGCTGACGAGGCCGGCGGCGGTCCGCGTGGCGGTGCCGGCGCGTGCCTGACCGGGTGTGGCGCGGTGCCGCGGCCGCGGCGGCCGGGGTGCTGCTGCACGTCGCGTTCCCGCCCCGCGTGCTGTGGTGGGCGGCGGTGGTCGCGTTCGCCGTGCTGTGGTTCGCGCTGCGCGGGGCGGGCACCCGCCGGTCGACGGCGCTGGGCTTCGTGTTCGGCCTGGCGTTCTTCCTGTGCCACCTGAGGTGGATCGACGACTTCCTGGGGCGCGACTTCGGTCCCGCGCCGTGGCTCGGCCTGTCGGCGCTGATGGCCCTGTTCACCGCCGGGGCGTGCGCGCTGGTGCCGCTCGTGGCGCGGTTGCCCGGCGCGCCGGTGTGGGCGGCGCTGCTGTTCGTGCTCCAGGAGGCGGTGCGCGGCCGGGTGCCGTTCGGCGGTTTCCCGTGGGGGCGCGTGGCGTTCGGCCAGGTCGAGGGCCCGTACCTGCCGCTGGCGGCGGTCGGTGGCGCGCCGCTGGTGTCGTTCGCGGTGGTGGCGACGGGGTTCGGCGTGGCGGCCTGGCTCGTCCGGCCGCGCGACCCGCAGCGGGCGTGGCCGGTGCTGCCGCTGGTCGCGGCACTGGCCGTGACGCCGCTGGTCGGCGTGGACGCGCAGGACGGCGAGCGCGTGGTGGCCCTCGTGCAGGGCAACGCGCCGGACGTCGGCCTGGGGCTGCTCGACGAGCGCGGGACGCTGCGCCGCAACCACCTGGACGCCACGGCGAACCTCGCGGGGGCGGTCCGCGCGGGCGAGGTGCCCGCGCCCGACCTCGTGGTGTGGCCGGAGAGCGCGACCGCCACCGGCGACCGCGACCCGGTGCTGGACCGGGCCGTGGCGGACCTCGGCGTGCCCGCCCTGATCGGCGTGCTGCGGCGCGTCGACGGGGTGGAGGAGAACGCGGTCGTCGCGTGGGACCCGCGGACCGGCGCGGGAGCGTCGTACGCGAAGCGGGAACTGGTGCCGTTCGCCGAACGCGTCCCGCTGCGCCCCCTGGCGAGCCTGGTCACCCCGTTCGCCGACGCGCCCGACCTGCGCGCGGGGACCTCGCCGGGCGTCCTGGATGTCGCGGGAACCAGGGTGGGCGTGGGGATCTGCTACGAGGTGGCCTACGACGCGGTGCTGCGCGACGGCGCCGCCCGGGGGGCGCGGCTGTTCGTGGTGCCGACGAACAACGCCTGGTACGGGCGTGGCGGGATGAGCCACCAGCAGTTGGCGATGGCCAGGCTGCGCGCGGTGGAGCACGGTCGCGCCGTGGTCGTGGCGGCGGTCAGCGGGGTGAGCGCGGTCGTGCGGCCGGACGGGGGTGTGGCGCGGTCCACCGGCCTGTTCACCGCCGAGACGCTGGTCGACACCGTGCCGCTGCGGTCGGGCACCACTCCCGCGACCCGGTGGGGCGGTCTCCTGGAACTCCTGCTCGTGCTCGCCGCGCTCGCCGCGTGCGCGGTCGGGGGGTGCGCGGTCGGGACGCGCGCCGGCGGTCCCGGTGGACGGTCCCCGCGCGGTGGGGCCGTCCACCGGGCCGTCCGCCCTAGCGGGGCAGGTACGCCCGGTGCGAGCGCGAGAACTCGAACCCGTTGTGCCGGTCCCAGTTGATCGACCACGTCATCAGGCCGCGCAGGCCCGGGTAGACCGCCTTCGGCTTGTACGTGCCGCAGTCCGTCCCCTTCGCCAGGCAGTCGAACGACTTCCGCACCTCGGCGACGGAGGTGAACCCGTTGCCCGCGTTGATGCTCGCGGGCAGCCCGATCGCCACCTGGTCCTGCCGCAGGCCGGGGAACACCTTCGTCGCGTCACCGCGCACGGGGAACCCGGCCAGGACCATGTCGGCCATGCTGACGTGGAAGTCGTGGCCGCCCATGAAGTGGTACTGGTTGTCCAGGCCCATGATCGGGCCGGAGTTGTAGTGCTGGACGTGCAGCAGCGTCAGGTCGTCGCGCAGGGCGTGGATGACCGGCAGGTACGCCCCGGCCCGCGGGTCCGCGCCGCCCGCGCCGCCGTAGAACTGGTAGCCGACCTGCACGAAGAACGTCTCCGGCGCCATGGTGAGCACGAACCGGGCCCCGTAGCGGGCTTTCAGCGCCTTGAGCGCGGAGATCAGGTTGACGACGACCGGCGTGGTCGGCGACCGGAAGTCGGTGTCGTTCGCGGCGAGCGACAGCGAGTGCCCCTCGAAGTCGACGTCGAGCCCGTCCAGGCCGTACCGGTCGATGATGGCGGAGGCGCTGCGGACGAACGCGTCCCGCGCCGCCGTCGTGGACAGCTGCACCTGGCCGTTCGCGCCGCCGATGGAGATCAGCACCTTCTTGCCCTCGGCCTGCTTCTCGCGGATGCCCGCGATGAACTCGGCCTCGGACTCGACGTTCGGGCACTCTGCCGCGGGGCACTGCGCGAACCGCAGGTCGCCGGACGTGGCGGAGGTGGGTTCGGCGAAGGAGAGGTTGATGACGTCCCACTCGTCGGGGACGTCCTTCATCCGGATGTAGCCGGAGCCGTTGGCGAAGCTGGCGTGCAGGTAGCCGACCAGCACCTTCTTCGGCAACCCGGTCGCGGGTGGCGTGGTCGTGGTCGTGGTGGTGGTGCCGGTCGTGGTGGTCGTCGTGGTGGTGGTGGTCGTGGTGGTCGTGGTGGGCGCCCCGGCGCACGGCGCGCCGTTGATCCGGCAGGCGGCCGGGCTCGCGGTCCCGGAGGCGTTGAACCCGAATGTCACCGTGGCGCCGGGCGCGACGGTCCCGTTGTACTCGCGGTGGGTGAACGAGTAGCGCCCGCCCGAGTTGGTCTGGAGGGCGTCCCAGTAGGCGCCGACCGACGTCCCGGCCGGCAGGTCGAACTCGACCTTCCACCCGGAGATCGCCGCGCTGGTGTCGTTGCGGATGGAGAACTGGGCCGTGTACCCGCTCTCCCAGCTGGACGTCTTGGCGAACGTGGCCGTCACCGACGCGGCGTAGGCGGGGGTCAACCCGACCGCCACGGCGCCGGCCACGAGGGCCACCACCGCCGCCACCCGGGCGAACAGGACTCTGCGCGACATCGGACCTCCCAGTGGTGGCGGCCTCCAGGTGGGAAGAATTGGACTAGACCAAAACCTTCGTGTCAAGACTTGGCAACCAAACGGCGCACTCCGCACTTCGGCGGAAGCGCCTCCTCCCGCCAGGGCAACACTCCTGAACCGTTCGACGGCCCGGTCACCCGACCGCCGAGGAGAACAGGAGGTCGTGCCGGTGACGGGCACGCTGCTCGGTGTGGTCATCACGACGCTGCTCGGCGTCGGCACCGCGATCCTCCGCCAGGTGCTGAAGTACCGCCGCTCGTTGGCGCGGGAGTCCCAGTCGTTCTTGAAGTACGTGATCGGCAACGTCCGACTGAGCATCGGACGTCACGTCAGGAAGTCGCTGGCAGGCCAGTTCGGTGTGCGCCGGTACGCGGAACTGAAGCTCGCCACCTTCCCCGCGCGCCTCTTCGTGCCCTCCGTCGACGGTGCCGCGATCGACATCGACACCGCCTACGTCCGTCTGTCGCTGTCCGGCGCTCGGCGCCGGGTCACGGACGACGACCTGCTCGCCGACGACGCCGGCTCTGTACTGCTGTTCGGCGATCCGGGCTCGGGCAAGTCGTCCTTGACGAAGAAGCTGTTCCGCCAGACCTGTCGGAAGGCGTTCACGCACCCCGACACCAATCGACTGCCCCTGCACGTCGAACTCCGCGGCCTCGGGTGGGCAGAGGCCAAGGCATCGAAGCAGGATGCCGGGGCGTGGCTGCGGGGTGAGTTGTTCCGGCTGGCCGCGCAGGTCGAAGGCGTTCACGACCCTCGGTTCGCGCTGGACGCCTGGGCGGGCAAGAACGGGCTGCTCGTCCTGCTCGACGGCATGGACGAGGTGCCGGAGCGCTGCCTCGACTTCGCCGGCGAGGCGATCCAGGACCTGATCGCCTCCTTGCGCGGGAAGTCGCCGCACACCAGCGTGATCGTGACGGCGCGCACCCAACTGCGCGGCGCGCTGTCACGTGGCTTCATCGACGGGATGAACGCCGTCTACACGGTCGAGCCGTTCACGGCGGCGGATGTGTTCGAGTTCCTGCGCAAGTGGCCCTACCCGGCAGGCCGGTCGGGCGAGGCCCAGCGCATCCTCAACACGTTGCTGGAGCACCGGACGTTGGCGGAGATGTGCGGCAACCCGTTGATCCTGTCGATGTACGTCGCGCAGGACCAGCGCTACACGGCCTCGCCGAACCTCGGCTCGGTGCGGCTGCCGGACACGCGGACCGAGTTCTACAGCAGCGTCATCGGGGAACTGCTGGTGCACCGCCACTCGCAGCAGTTCGGCCAGGGGCAGGGTGCTTCCGAGACCCGGCGGGCCCGGGAGGAACTGCTCGGCAAGATCGCGCTCGATCACCTGTACGGCGGTGACGACCCCGCGAACTCGATCTCGTGGCGCGACGCCGTCCACACCACCCAACGGCTCACCGGTCTGTCGACCACGGCCAAGGCCGAAGCGCACCTGCGGGCGTTGGCGATCGACACGGGGATCTTCACCGAGGAGCGGCCAGGCGAAACGCTCCGCTTCATGCACCTCACACTGTGCGAGTACTTGGCCGCGATCGAGGCGAGCGAGAGCGGCGTGCCGGCCTTTCCCGATCTCGCGGACGCCCTGTTCGCATCTCCGGGAGCGCAGAGCAGCAGGCTGTCCGAAGTGGTGATCTTCACGCTGACGATGTTCAAGCGCTCCGATCGCCTCCGGGCGCTGGACGACCTGCACGAGCGCGGCGCTTCTCCCGCACTGCTGCTGCGGGCGGCACGCGAGTGCCAAGCGTACGAGTCGACGACCTTCACCTCGGCCGCGACCGCCCTGCGCCGACAGCTGACGAGGACTGACGTCGCCCTGTGGAACGAGCAGTGGTTCGCCGACATCCGCCTGCTGATGACCTGCCTGGACGAGGCCCGCCGTTCCGCCCGTCCCGGCCACCCCCTCGCCGGCCACAGCACGGAACACCTGCTCCGACAGCTCACCCGGAACGACTCGCAACGCCTGGACCGCCTGTTCGAGATGTGGCTGGAGTTCAACCCCGCCGAGGCGCTGACCACGGCCCGGCTGCTCCGGCAACTCGATCCTCAGTTCGACTTGACCCGCCGCTTCGTCGCCGCACTGGAGCGCATCGAACTGCTGATGTACGCGATGTCCCGGGTCTCGACGCTGGCCGACGACCAGGACCACTGGACACCACTGCTCGCCGAAGCGGCGTTGACCGCTCCCCTGGTGGCGCAGAAATTGGTGAACGAACCTCCGCCCACCTCTCCCGTCAAGCGCGCCGGGGAAACCTGGGAGACGACCGGCGCGGCGAAGAACACCTTGCTCGGTTGGGTGCTCACCAGGGCAGCGGACCAGTTCGCGACCCTTCCCGGACCGACCAGGACGGCGCTGGCCAGGCTGGGCCTGCTGACTGCCGTGAGTCCGTCGGACACGCTGTTCCCGGACGGCTCGATCATGAGGACGTCAGCGGTGGGGTTCGCCCGCAATGCGCTGTTCGCCGGTCCGCTCGGCGCGGTGTCCGTCGTGCTCGGCGCGGTGCTCGGCATCGCGCCCGCCTTGACCGGACCAGTGGGTGTCCTGCTCTGCTCCTGGGCTCTGATCGCGGCTTGGTTGGCCGTCATCCTGGTCACGGGGAACAAGTGGTCGGTCGATCTGGCGGACACGCGCGGGCCGGAAAAAACGCAGACACCACTTCTCAACCTCGCCCCCAGGTTGGCGGGTATCCGCCCGAGCTGCGTGATCGCGTCAGTCGACGGAGGTACGAAGTTGTACGTCAACTCCACGACGCCCACCATCGACGATCCGAGCCCCAGCGACCTGCCTCGTCCCGACCTCCTGCCCACCGTCACACCGGGCCTGGTGGTGGACCTTCGAGGGATGAAGCCCGCGCTCCAGGCCACATACCTGCTGACCAACGCGTTCGCGTTCGATCACGCGGTCGAAAGCGCCCACACCCCGCTTCCACGTCGAAGCCTGGAAAAAGTGCGAACCCTGCTCTTGCTGGCCGCGTCGGGACGGGTGACCCGAGTCCACCTCGTGTCCGCCGACCGGCAAGCGCCCAGAAGGAGGATGCCGGTACTGCTGATGGTTGACCTGTGGTCCGGGCGGGTACCTCGAACGCGCGTTCGAGGAAGAGGAGAAGCACGTGGACCGCAACCCCGAGAAGGACCCCGCCGACTGGACCACCGGTGACGAGCCGATGACCGGACCGCAGGAGTCCTACCTGAACACGCTGGCCCAGGAGGCCGGCGAAGAGGTGCCGGACGGGCTGACCAAGGTCGAGGCGTCGCAGATGATCGACCGACTCCAGGAGGAGACCGGACGCGGCAAGTAGCCGGACGAGGCGCGCGGGCGGGGCCGGTCGGCCCCGCCCGCCCCTCAGCCGGCCTTCGTCGCCAGGTAGACGGTGCTGGTCGCCTCCCGCTGCTGGAGGGGGTTGTGGAAGCGGACCACCTCGGGCCTGACCTCGACGAAGACGTCCGCCAGCGCCGCCGCGTAGTCGTCGTCCGGCGGCTCGTTCGACCACAGCGCGAACACCCCGCCGGGGTGCAGCCGCTCGGCCACGCGCGCGATGCCGGCGGGTTCGTAGAAGTCGGCGTTGCCGGGGTGCAGCAGGTGGCGCGGCGAGTGGTCGATGTCGACCACGATCGCGTGGAACAGCCGGTCGGGCGACGCCGGGTCGAACCCGCCGCCGGCGCGCGACATCGCGAAGAAGTCGCCGTGGAGCAGGGTGCAGCGGGGGTCGGCGGCCAGTTCCCGACCTCCCGGCAGGAGCCCCTGGCGGTGCCAGTCGATGACCTCGCCCAGGGCGTCGACGACCAGCAGCGAGCGGACGGCCCGGTTCTCCAGCACGGTGCGCGCGGTGTAGCCGAGGCCGAGGCCGCCGACCAGCACGTCCAGGGGCGCGGACCGGCCCTCCAGCGCCAGGCGCGCCAGCTCGACCTCGGACACGGTGAACAGGCTCGACATCAGGAACTCGTCGTTGAGCTTGATCTCGTGAACCTCGCGGTCGAACACCGGGTCCCAGCGGCGGCGCAGGACCAGTTCGCCGAGGGGCGTCCGCCGCCAGTCGAGTTCTCGGAAACGCGCGCTCATGGGTATTGCCTCCGGATCGGTTCACGCCCCGGTCGCGGTCGGCTGCCCCAGCGGCATCGGCGCACGTCGGACGATCCCCGATGATCGCAGCAGGCCGGATCACCGACCGAGGAGGCACCGCCGGATGCTTTTACAACGTTGAAATAGCGGCCTGCCGCGATTACGTTCGGCTGAGGCCGATCGTCACCGGAAGGGGTCGTCATGACCGGCACCGACGTGGACACCGCCGTCCGCGGACTGCGCACCGACGGGATCGCCGCGTTGCGCGGCGCCTTCGAGCCCGAGTGGGCCGACCGCCTGCGCGAGGACGTCGAGGCGTTGTTCCGGGAGGCGATGGCCCGCCCCGACGGCGCGATCGGCCGCGGGCCGAACCGGTACTACGTCGAGGTGCACCCCGAGCGGATCAGGGGGTTCCTCGACCTGGTGACCCACCCGTGGGTGGACGCAGTCGCGCGGGCGGTGCTGGGGCCGGACTACCAGGTCGTCGAGATCGGCTTCGACGTGCCGCTGCCGGGCGCGGTCGCGCAGCCGTGGCACCGCGACTTCCCGGCGCCGCGCGAGACCGTCGCGGACCGCCGCCTCACCTCGCTGGCGTTCAACGTGACGACGGTGGACACAGTCCCCGAGATGGGCCCGTTCGAGATCGCCCACGGCACCCAGTGGGACGACGGGGCGGACTTCGACCACGGGATGTTCCCGCCGAAGTCCGCCTACCCGCGCTACGAGGGCCTCGCCCGGCGCAAACTGCCCCGGCGCGGCGACGTCTCCGTGCGCTCGGCGCTGACGATCCACCGCGGCACGGCCAACCGGTCCGACTCCTCCCGCCCCGTGCTGGTGCTCGGTCTGGTCGCCGCGGGCGTGGAGAACGACCGCAACGACCTGGTGGTCAGCCGCGCCTACCACGAGCGGCTGCCCGCCGAGGTCCGCGCGCACCTCGGGTGCCGGGTCGTCGACGAGCTGGAACCGCTGGTGCAGAAGCACACCATCGAGGGCCTGGTGATGGGCGCGACCGACTAGCGCCCCGCCGGGGGCCGACCCCGGCGGGGCGTGCGGAGGTCAGTCGAGGAAGTAGCCGAGGCCGCCCTCGGTGATCTGGCCCTCGCAGTTCGGGTCGGGGGACTCCATGTGGTCGCCGGTGCCGCGCACGAGGCAGCGGTAGATCGCGTGCGCGCCCGCGGTCGGGGCATCGTGGGCGTAGCCGAGCAGGCCGACGCGGGCCTGGCCCTCGCAGTTCTGGTCGTACGAGGTGAAGTTGTCCCAGCCGCCCACCAGGCAGCGGTACAGCGGGTGGGTGCCGGGGGCCTGGGCGGTGAGCAGCCTGCCCAGCGCGCCCTCCGTCGCGTACCCGGGCGCGCCCGTGGTCGAGGTCAGGTGGTCGGCCCCGCGCAGGTAGCGCACCGCGACCACGGTGGACGGGCCGCCGGTGGTCGTGCCGGTGTGGAGCAGGCGGTTCGGCGAGCCCGCGCCCGGGTCGGTGACCTTGCCCGGCGTGGCGGCGTCCACCAGCGCCGCCTGGACGGCCGCGGGCGCGTCGCCGGGGCGTGCCGCCAGGTGCAGGGCGGCGGCGCCGGCCACGTGCGGGGTGGCCATCGACGTGCCGCTGATGGTGTTCGTGGCCGCGTCGCCGGTGTGCCAGGAGGAGGTGATGCTCTGGCCGGGGGCGTAGAGGTCGGTGCACCTGCCGTAGTTGGAGAACGAGGCGCGCGCGTCGCCGCTGGTGGAGGCGTTGACCGTGATCGCCTCGCCGACCAGCGCGGGGCTGTAGCCGCAGGCGTCGGCGTTGGAGTTGCCCGACGCGACGGCGTAGGTGACGCCCGAGGCGATGGAGTTGCGGATGGCGGCTTCGAGCGGTGCGGTGGCGGCGGACGCCGCCGCACCGAGGCTCATGTTGGCCACGGCCGGCTTGACGGCGTTCGCCGTCACCCAGTCGACGCCGCTGATGACCTGGGCGAACGTGCCGGAGCCGGCGCAGTTGAGCACGCGCACGGCGACCAGCCGCACACCCTTGGCGACGCCGTACTGGCTGCCGCCGATCGTGCCCGCGACGTGCGTGCCGTGGCCGTTGCAGTCGGTGTTGGTGCCGTCCACGGCGTCGTGGCCCCACGTCGCGCGACCACCGAACGTGGTGTGCGTGGTGCGGATGCCCGTGTCGAGGACGTACGCGCGCACGTTCCCGGCGGTCGTGCCGTAGCTGTACGAGGAGTCCAGCGGCAGGTCGCGCTGGTCGATCCGGTCGAGCCCCCACGACGGCGGGTTGGGCTGCACGTCGACGGCGCGCACCAGGCCGTCCTCGCTCACCGACGCCACGGCGGGGTCGGCGGCGAGGCGCCTGGCCTCGGACTCGCTCGCGTCGACGGCGAACCCGCGCAGCGCGTGACGCCACGTCGCGGTGACCGTGCCGCCGTGCTTCGAGGTCAGGTCGGACGCCTGCACGACCACGTCGTCCTTGAGCACCACCACGTACCGGCCGGGCACGGCGGTGCCGGCGGCGGCGACGGCGATGTCCGCCTCGGCCGCGCCGGCGTGCGGCGCGGTCACCACCAGGCCGACCGCGAGCACGGCGGCACCCGTTAAGCCCTTCGCACCAACGATTCTGCGCTTCACCAAACCTCCAGCGTCGGGTTCCGGCCACCGAGCGTGGCAGTGCCCGGCGCCGGGTGTCCTGCGGCAGCCCGAACCCGGCCGACCGGGGTTGTCGAATCTTCACAGGCCATTCGGATGTGTGGAGAATCCCTTGCGTCCGCTCCCCCGCGCCCGTCAGGAGTCCCGATGCGCAGACCACGGTCGTTCGCCCTCGCGCTGACCGCCGCGCTGCTGGCCGCGGTCCCGACCGCCGACCTCGCCACGACCGCCGCCGCGCAGGAGGACCCGCTGGCCCGGGACCTCGGCGCGATCCTCGCCGACCCGGGGTTCAGGGGCGCGGACGTGGGGTTGGTCGTCCGCCGGGCCGACACCGGCGAGCCGGTGTTCGGCAGCGGCGGCGCGCGGCGCGGGCAGCCCGCGTCCAACGGGAAGCTGCTCAGCTCCGCCGCGGTGCTCGACGTGCTCGGCCCGGACCACCGGTTCAGCACGACCGTGTCGGCGAGCGGCGCCCTGCGCGGCGGGGTGCTGGCGGGCGACCTGCACCTGCGCGGCACCGGCGACCCGACCGTGCTCGCCGCCGACTACGACGCGCTGGCCGCGAAGGTGGCGGGCAGCGGGGTCAGGCTGGTGCTCGGCCGGCTCGTCGGCGACGACACCTGGTTCGATTCCGTGCGCCTGGGCACGGGGTGGGCCTGGGACGATGAGCCGTACTACTACAACGCCCAGATCTCGGCGCTGACCGTCTCCCCCGACACGGACTACGACGCCGGGACGGTCGTCGTGCGGATCGCGCCCGGCGCGGCCGGCGCGCCGGCGACCGTGACCACCGAACCCCCGACGGACTACGTCACGATCGACAGCACCGCCGTGACCGGTCCGGCCGGGTCGGCGTCGAGCGTGTCCGTCGAGCGGCGGCGCGGCACCAACGTGATCAGCGTGCGCGGCAGCGTGCCGGCGGGCGGCGCCGCCGAGAGCGAGTGGAGCACCGTCGAGGAACCCACGGGCCTGGTCACGTCCCTGTTCCGCGACGCGCTGTCCCGGCACGGGGTGCGGGTGCTCGGCGGCACGTCGACCGGCGCGACCCCGGCGGGCGCCCGGCCGCTCGGCGAGCACCTGTCGATGCCGCTGTCGCGGCTGCTGGTGCCGTTCATGAAGCTGAGCAACAACATGCACGCCGAGATCCTGGTGAAGTCCGCCGGGCGGGCCGCGTTCGGCGAGGGCAGCTGGGACGCGGGGCTGCGCGCGGTCTCGGCGAAGCTGGGCGGGCTCGGGGTCGACGCGGCGGCGCTGTCGCTGCGGGACGGCTCGGGGTTGTCGCGGATGAACCAGGTGTCACCGGACCAGGTGGCCTCGCTGCTGCTCGCGGCGCGGGGCAGGCCGTGGTTCCCGGTCTGGTACGACTCGCTGCCGGTGGCCGGGGCGAGCGACCGGATGGTCGGCGGCACGCTGCGCAACCGGATGCGCGGCACGCCGGCCGAGGGCAACGCGCACGCCAAGACGGGCAGCCTGACCGGGGTCAGCGCGCTGTCCGGCTACGTGACCACGGCGGCGGGCACCCCGCTGGTGTTCTCGATGATCAGCAACAACACCCTCACGTCGGCGAGGCGGCTGGAGGACGCCGTCGTGGTGCGGCTGGCGGGCGACCGCGACGGTCAGGCCCCGCCACCCACCACCGCGACCGCGCGGACCGAGGGGCCGGTCGACGTGGAGTGCAGCTGGGTCAAGGCCTGCTGACCCCCGTCGAGGTCCGCTGAACCGCTGCGGCCCGCCGACCGCCGGCGGGGCCGCCGGGCCTCAGTTGTCGCCGTCCTGCTCGTCGCCGTCCTGCTCGCCGTCCTGCTCGTCACCCTGGTCGCCGTCGTTCTGCTCGACGCCCGGGTTGCCGTCGCCGTCCTCGCCGCCCCCGTTCTCGCACCCGGCCCCGAGGGACAGGAACAGGGCGGCGGCGGCGATCAGCGCGGCGAAGGGCTTCTTCACGGTCATGCCCGTCCGGTACCCGCCCGGCCACCGGACAAAACGGACCGCCCGTTGTCCGGATCACCGCGCGTGCTCCGGACAACACGACGCGTTGTCAGGTCGTTGTCCGGAGCTGCGCGGGGTGTGGACCGAAGTCCTCCGCCGGGGCCGGTCACCGGGTTACCGTCCGCTGGTGCAGATCCCGTGGAGAGCCGCCCCCCGCGCTGCGCTGTCGAGCCCGCTGACCCTGCTGGTCAGCGTGGTCACGGCGCTGCTGCTCGGTTTCGTCGTCGCCGCCGCCGTCCTGCACCCGGCCGCGTCCGGCAGCGCCGCGATCGCCCACCAGGAGGAGCACCTGTGCCGGGACGCGCTGCACCCGTCGCTGGAGACGAAGCTCCCGCACGAACTGGTCGCGCCGTTCGCCGAGCACGTCGGCACGACCGTCCAGGGGCAGCCGCACCTGCTCGCCGCCTACACCACGGAGCAGCGCGCGGACTTCGGCGGGCCGCAGACCTACGCGAAGTTCGGCTACCGGCCGGGCGCGACCGAGCACCTCGCGGTGCTGGAGGGCGGTGCGAAGGACGGGCTGTGGGTGCCCAGGAGCGTCGCCGACACCATCGGCGTCCGGGTCGGCGGGCGCGGCATGGGCGGTCGGCTGCCCCCGGTGACCGCGATCTACGAAGACCTCCGCGACCCGCTGCCGGACTGGTGGTGCTCGGAGCGGCACCACGTCGTGCCCAACGCGCTCGACCGCGACGAGCTGGCCTCGGCCGTGGTGTGGATGCCCACGTTCGAGTCGTTCACCGCGCTCCCCCGGGAACTGACCACGGCGACCGACGTGACGGTGCGCTTCCCCGCCGACGTGCCGGAGACGGTGGCCGAGGCCGAGGCCCTGCTGACCACCGGCGCGGAACGCCTGCGGCCGTTCGCCGACGTGGAGCAGGTGCGGACCGTGTCGCCGCTCGTGCTGCCGGTGGAGAACGCCCGGCAGACCGCGGTGAACGTGCGCTCGGCGATCCTCCCGCTCACCCTGATCAGCCTGCTCATCGGACTGGCGGGCGTCGCCACGGTGACCGCGCAGTGGGCGCAGCGCC
This region of Saccharothrix longispora genomic DNA includes:
- the dacB gene encoding D-alanyl-D-alanine carboxypeptidase/D-alanyl-D-alanine endopeptidase; the protein is MRRPRSFALALTAALLAAVPTADLATTAAAQEDPLARDLGAILADPGFRGADVGLVVRRADTGEPVFGSGGARRGQPASNGKLLSSAAVLDVLGPDHRFSTTVSASGALRGGVLAGDLHLRGTGDPTVLAADYDALAAKVAGSGVRLVLGRLVGDDTWFDSVRLGTGWAWDDEPYYYNAQISALTVSPDTDYDAGTVVVRIAPGAAGAPATVTTEPPTDYVTIDSTAVTGPAGSASSVSVERRRGTNVISVRGSVPAGGAAESEWSTVEEPTGLVTSLFRDALSRHGVRVLGGTSTGATPAGARPLGEHLSMPLSRLLVPFMKLSNNMHAEILVKSAGRAAFGEGSWDAGLRAVSAKLGGLGVDAAALSLRDGSGLSRMNQVSPDQVASLLLAARGRPWFPVWYDSLPVAGASDRMVGGTLRNRMRGTPAEGNAHAKTGSLTGVSALSGYVTTAAGTPLVFSMISNNTLTSARRLEDAVVVRLAGDRDGQAPPPTTATARTEGPVDVECSWVKAC